The DNA region taaaggttttcctaccatttttgaaatagtggttacgatctctgaaatggtaagtaaaccatttaacaaaaagtttttttaaggttctcgtttatgcgggCAGTGACTCGGGAACGTCCAGCTTGGAGTTGCCACCATTATTGAAAGCTGCTCGATTCTTTCTCGGAATACTGCCCAGCTGGTTGGGTGCGTCCAGCGCTTGATCTTAAAGTTGTCCGTGATCGTGTTGCAGCATTTTCGGTGCTTGACGAAGCCGGACTGTGGATCGTCTTGAGCGAGAGGTAGAGGTATGTGAAGTACGGATCGGTGAAGTGCAGAATTTACTTGGCCCTGTTTAACTTTAGGAAGGTCGGCACCTTGGCACAGACGGAACTGCAGCAGCACTTTGCAGATCTTTGGACTTGGGTCATCTTTGTTGCGCGGAATGGTCCCTTCGATGAGTGCCGGTGGCTATGGAATGGCCCCCTTGTTAAATTCCGCCAGCACCGGTGCTGGCAAGCTGTTCCTTTTGGTGATGTCCTCGCGGAAGTCCAGATTCAACAGCGGACCTCCATTGGACGCACCCGTGTGGCCAACAGTATGCGCGAGGAGCTGGAGAAGCACGACAATTCTTGTTTTCCAAGCTCTGGAAGGCGAGCCACTAGCCGTTCGGGGATAGGCTGACCTGCGGGCATCTAGTACATCGTTGGATCGGCGTGTCCATGTCCACCGGAATGTCTCGCAAGCATTCGTTGTCGGAGGTGAGGTCGGAGGTTGTCATGAAGCGCCGGTTATCATCGACGAAGGTGATCGTGATGACCGAGCCCAAACTGCGTGTGTCCCACTGTAAGAGAAAGAAATTTGAGGTTTCTTATCcaattattttcagttggtCTTCCAGTCAGAAGCTCTTGTATTCCGAGTCCTCCCGCACGACCTGCCCCGAGCAGGTTCGCAAGCAATGCCGCTGGTAGTAAACCTTCAAGATTATGATCCGGTCGTCCATGCTGCAGTACAGCAACAGGTGGGCCGATTTTGAGGAACCACTGGATGGCAGAAATGTCCTTGGTGTGACCGGTTTAGGTGTGGATGTGAGCCTACGGGAGCAAGCACCGGTCGGTGGCACCACTTTTGCGTAGATTGACCCCGACGTCGTACGGCTGTTGCAGGAACGATCGACCCAGATAATCGACCGAGTTCTTGATGTGCAGCACGTACTTCTCCTCGATCTTAACGCGGTTCCACTACTGCTTCTTGGACATCATCTTCTCGATCTTAATCCGCTCGGTCCCATTCGGCCTCGACGCAAGTTCGCCATCCTCGTTCTTGCCTCATGGTCCAAAAATCCCTGTATGTCCTTCCGGTTCCGGTTCTGCAAGTTCCACTCCGCGGGTTTTAACTTAACTGGTTCATCGTCGGTGCCAGCAAACGGAACGATTCCACCTGCTCTTGATCTGCTCCAGGGGACTCCCAGCGGAGCGGCACAAACCTTCAGCGATTTTGCCACCGAGTGGGCTGAAACCGACATTCACACAGAAGTAAACATTTCCCACATTTCCGATCgttagcaataaaaaaaaacttacagattgCTGTGTTTATTTTCTCCACGAAAACtgcaggaaaaaaatcaaaacaaaaaaacgagttgccaaacacgatcaaaaactgctcgattcaagacggcaaggttgcaagatcgatttcgtttggttcaaaagtcgagcagacgctgaccgctttaactcgctttaacgcgcgttaacttgcAATAACTTGCTTTTTGGTGGCGATAGGTGAAAACTCGGTACGATGAGTAGCGTTGATGTTATTCGAGctcgtttttgtgcgttttagtgaattatcgcggagtgacgtccccctcggagctgaaagcagttcgggcaattttcaacatcatcgtgccttgggaacgttatcgtccagtgcaccgtgacgtgacacaatgttcaaACTGCTTGCatgacatggtggaaggaactgtttcatcaagagtcattgtgcaacctgcggaggtgagcactaaactcaagcttgcgaaataatcaacgagaacatcgaagccaaatgcttcaatggagcacccgcagtcgagcagtttttgacagttcgctccgtaagaaatacattgtagaaaaaagcaaaaactgctcgaatggaagtgctccattgcgGCGGCGatcattcgaccaagaatcggagctgcccaaaacgggctgagtttgtaaaaaatcggcagcaagcgacgacgaggcaccaaccaaatcgtcgtaaGAAACCACAAGCTTTCACGGACgtgaattttcctgctttgttttatgttaggattagttgttaaagtgatttttttttcttttttatccaaatgtattcgattcaatgcaaacaaTGCAaacacacctcctcctcctcctcctcctcctcctcctcctcctcctcctcctcctcctcctcctcctcctcctcctcctcctcctcctcctcctcctcctcctcctcctcctcctcctcctcctcctcctcctcctcctcctcctcctcctcctcctcctcctcctcctcctcctcctcctcctcctcctcctcctcctcctcctcctcctcctcctcctcctcctcctcctcctcctcctcctcctcctcctcctcctcctcctgcaggtgctgtctaaacacggatcaacgccggaacgattttggcggatttgacaggacacgggagttctcggtggaggaaaacacagctggttaagtttgttttgattttggtgTCGCGTGATTGATTACCTGATTTGTGGGTAGGGACGTGACAATGTCACATTGCTTCTATCCTTCAGGGGTGTCCatgacagaaggaagaacctttcTCTCGTTATTTCGGAGGAGGTAATCTATTGAGCAACTCGCGAGCAGTTTCTTTTTTGAAGGTGGAGTGTAGAGTCCATCTGAATCGATGGTACATGCTGGTTCTAAATACTTAgtaggaagaagtatttcaacgattttttgactcagataagtattatttgctttccttttctatttttttataacatcATGTTGGAttatctgataaaaaaaactggaaattctgtttgagaattgatactttgtgttttgttttctttaacaggaccacaacctgggCATGTTTCAGGATATTCAGCATCtggcattttgtttaattagacaaattaACTGCGATGCCATCGTGCTTTGGTTGGATGGATTGGAAGAGGATTAACCTGGTATgcacgaaaaatattatttaaaagtgaacctatcactgcactgaaagaaaggcgCATACAACTTAGCATGTGATTGTCATGTGTGAATcccttggaaaaaaatcttCGCTTGACAGGTTAATTCAAGTTCAAAACACGTGAACTTAACGTGACGACTCACTTGAATTTGCAATGATATTCTAGTGAATATAATATGAAATTCCAttgattttcgagtgattttaaatcgggttcaataaaaatatatatttatgaatttttatttaacattttatttttttttctttttgccaaatttttacattattcattttttactaTCACCACAcgcatcattttattttttacacacTGCCAAGTATTTTTCGCTGACTTTCATCTTCTTAGAAATAATCACACCTCCCGGCCGAATCCGCTGGGAACAGACAGCTACGGACCGTCAGAGAACATCACGGGTAGGAACTTCAGCATCGACGAAAACTGACCAGCTCCCAGAAAGCTTTTTTCAGAGCTGCATCTTGATTATCTGAAAAGTgttggaaaattttgtttaaataattcCATCATTATACAATATAGTTTGTAGTACCTACCGTTATTGTACAATAAGTTTTTTTCATCCatgtttcataaattttcaatattatttcaataaacttattttaaaagaaagagTTCAAACAGAGAGCTTCTGAAATTCGCCATCTTGTTTTGTTGACTTATCGACATTTTTCGACACGCAGCTTTCATTATCAAAACATGTGATTCTAACGTGACTTTCACTTCAGAATCGAAGGACAAGTCGATTGGGGCAAATCAAAGTGAAATTCATTTGACCTTCGCGTGAActtcatgcgaaaaaagagtgaAGGAATTTTGGTCGACGATCAGCTGATTCTAAATAATTTCCTCATTCATTTGATGTGCAAAGCAAGTGAGGGTCGAAGGAAAAGCATTTGAATCTATTGTGTTGGTTTTTGGAGTTGCTCAcgtgaaaatgcatttaattttgcttcattttgttaattttgcgaatatatttttttcaaaccaaatcaatgtagtcttaaattttatattaattgaattgaaaccactagcgtgcccagggtggggcaacatggggcagttgccccaccatcctcggaaatttgttctaaaattgggcagggggtgtccataaacgacgaaatgttcaaaactctaatatttttgccccaccttccttgaggacctgggcacgctagtgattgAAACACAAAGATATATTGGTCACAGATggcttcgaaaatctttttctgggaagtcactagtatattttgtgcgaattatttttttcaatattttctgaaGGCGTTCtcgtaaaaagattttttaaaattttacgttGTTGCAGTATTATATTGGTATAGTAGTTGTCCTAAGCTGAGATGAGGAGTACCTTTAGAAACTGTTTAATTCAAAGACAGTTTTTGGTTTTTAGCGAATAATTGAACTGAAGAAAGAACATcctttcttcaatatttatttggttttattttttcagtgttttaatgAATTGGAGCATGAatcgtttttaagtttataaattgatattttagAAAGAGATTAAATCAAAGTCAATTTAACTTTTGCCaacaaaaagttatttaaattacattgaaaacGGATGATCTATGTTacttgcaatatcaaataaagtgaaattttatttaaatatttaatatgaacctctttaaatatttttgacattaaaaaatattgattttaataACAGGTTGATCGAAAGTAATtaacaaaaacgttaaaaatagataagactgatatcccttaaaaaaatacacattgtaactgagttttgtggcatgaatataaaatgaatattaatgggAAAAACTGAATACATAAAtcgatttaatttgaaaatcaatttcgatgattaattcaatttatacgcatcgaaaaaccctgttttcaaaaacagagcgttgcaacgtcacgaaatgcaAGTGGTCTTTTAAAAAtcgaggtttgatttttttgaaaaactgatgattgcattcgatttgtttgccaattttacactaaaaattgaagaagaactccaaatttgccgtttaacagagcagagttaatggcgaaacatgaattgggtcaggattgagaaaaagtcacgcgttgcaacgtcacgctacatatttcCCTCTCAAAATTGGAATATacgcttaaaataatgtttcaacattgtttcttatagaaaattttatgtacttttggaatctgtaataacatatgtaacttgtcaatgtattttttgagttacagccgaaatactgaaaaaagaaaagtcaaagcgttgcaacgtcacggcggaatgtgtcattGGAATCTGATAAATcgttgaaccaaaaaaaaaatgaataaatttcaacgcgattcaaaaaattaatttgaattataAACATGTTTTGTGAATTAAACTGAACAAACTGAACCAAAAAACGTTCATAATTTGTCTATAATTTtggataactccgactccgactccggttttacctgaaattttcgactccggctccaactccgactccagctcataaaatttagccgactcggACTCCGGCTATCCGAGTTTTAATGACTCCGACTcagactccaggtccccaaaaagacccgactccaccgactccgactccgactttaCAGccctacatttttatttttattttaacaaaccCCAGAAGACGTTGAACTACAAAACAATTCACAACACACATCAAAACTATTTAGAAAGTACTCAGTATGGCCCTGGAACCTCAACATCATCAGTTCACCGTTACAAAGAAAGCTAACCTTGACAATCAGCTGAAGCATAGAAAATATGGTTCTCACTCTCAAGACAATGTTGAGCTGAAAAAGATATAACGAAGTGTTTATAGAACGTGGGTATTGATACAGTCGATTCATACCAGGTTTCGCACTGGTGTCTGTTAGGCATAAGAGACTGTAATGAGCATTCGTATTCATTGTATgcaaccaacttttttttttgaattgataACGATCAAGAGATTGCGTCTCATCCCAACTGAACATGGCAAGTAacgaacgaagttgactttatagctgtcggccactattgctagtaccaactagtgtcttccttttaactacaaggacttcgccgctctggactcctaagtgtttgagtacggcacggagcgacggtgccggatacccatatttacactaagaattttagagcgcccgccgcgggattcgaaccagcaacctctggattgtgaatccagtgcgcggtccgattg from Culex quinquefasciatus strain JHB chromosome 3, VPISU_Cqui_1.0_pri_paternal, whole genome shotgun sequence includes:
- the LOC6051957 gene encoding pre-mRNA-processing factor 17, with the translated sequence MDDRIIILKWDTRSLGSVITITFVDDNRRFMTTSDLTSDNECLRDIPVDMDTPIQRCTRCPQVSLSPNG